From one Streptomyces sp. SCSIO 30461 genomic stretch:
- a CDS encoding universal stress protein — protein sequence MSGIITVGLDGTDHAAAAADWAAREAERRGSSLRLVHAWVWRSTDVVYVGDRTAEERWVRNMLHEARSRVVGQHPAMDVTTELLGEDPVPALLAEAARADMLVLGSRGYGTLTGYLIGSVSLKVLRQAAGPVVMVGKPNPGAPQQATEVMVGVEPGQIGDSVLEFAFSAAAERGATLRAVHAWSIPTALAWSPGSLYLVDEANGLEQINREILADTLKPWRDKYPQVEVIEHFEIGSASEVLLSNSARADLVVVGRRSHEEGLRRLGPVTHAVLHHATAPVAVVPHDCPPR from the coding sequence ATGTCTGGCATCATCACCGTAGGACTGGACGGGACCGACCACGCCGCCGCGGCGGCGGACTGGGCGGCGCGGGAGGCTGAGCGCCGGGGATCGTCCCTGCGACTTGTCCATGCCTGGGTCTGGCGCTCCACCGACGTGGTGTACGTCGGAGACCGGACGGCCGAGGAGCGGTGGGTGCGCAACATGCTCCACGAGGCCCGGTCCCGCGTGGTCGGGCAGCATCCGGCCATGGACGTCACCACCGAGCTCCTCGGCGAGGACCCGGTGCCCGCCCTCCTCGCCGAGGCCGCACGCGCCGACATGCTGGTGCTGGGGTCACGCGGATACGGGACCCTGACCGGATACCTGATCGGTTCCGTATCGCTGAAGGTGCTGCGCCAGGCAGCCGGGCCGGTCGTCATGGTCGGAAAGCCGAACCCCGGCGCGCCTCAGCAGGCCACGGAAGTGATGGTCGGTGTCGAACCCGGGCAGATCGGTGACTCGGTCCTGGAGTTCGCCTTCTCCGCCGCGGCCGAACGCGGAGCGACGCTGCGTGCCGTACACGCCTGGAGCATCCCGACGGCCCTCGCTTGGAGCCCGGGCTCGCTGTATCTGGTCGACGAGGCGAACGGTCTGGAGCAGATCAACAGGGAAATCCTGGCCGACACCCTCAAGCCGTGGCGCGACAAGTACCCCCAGGTGGAGGTCATCGAGCACTTCGAGATCGGCTCGGCCTCCGAGGTCCTGCTGTCCAACAGCGCCCGTGCCGACCTGGTGGTCGTCGGGCGGCGCAGCCACGAGGAGGGCCTGCGGCGCCTCGGCCCGGTCACCCACGCCGTTCTGCACCATGCCACAGCCCCCGTGGCTGTCGTGCCTCACGACTGTCCCCCCAGGTAG
- a CDS encoding universal stress protein produces MARTITVGIDGSAESGAAAEWAAREAKLRELPVRLVQVWVPVPEPVAQAPLLGEETHQHWTERILREAAEGLRLRHPDVEVSAEQRTGTPAEVLVEAARDAELLVLGSRALSGLGGFLVGSVGQAVIARTEAPVVLVRAGQQAADEHVTDPAGVPSAATAFRPVVLGLDNPDDTVIAFAFEEAQRRKTALYAVRAWDTWPYAVYTVGSGFEHHEEFSRQRADALAETLRPWRQKYPDVEVVEASRPGSAATLLIDASRDASLVVVGRRVRRNPFGSHIGAVTHAVLHHATAPVAVIAHD; encoded by the coding sequence ATGGCCCGCACTATCACCGTAGGAATCGACGGATCCGCCGAAAGCGGGGCCGCCGCGGAGTGGGCGGCGCGTGAGGCGAAACTGCGTGAACTGCCGGTTCGGCTGGTCCAGGTGTGGGTGCCGGTGCCGGAGCCGGTGGCTCAGGCACCGCTCCTGGGAGAAGAGACCCACCAGCACTGGACCGAGCGGATCCTCCGCGAGGCCGCCGAGGGGCTGAGGCTGCGCCACCCGGATGTCGAAGTGAGTGCCGAGCAGCGTACAGGGACGCCGGCCGAGGTCCTGGTGGAAGCCGCCCGTGACGCGGAGTTGCTGGTCCTCGGGTCCCGGGCGCTGAGCGGGCTCGGCGGTTTTTTGGTGGGTTCCGTCGGACAGGCTGTGATCGCCCGGACGGAGGCGCCCGTGGTCCTGGTACGTGCCGGGCAACAGGCCGCCGACGAGCACGTCACGGACCCTGCCGGCGTTCCGTCCGCCGCCACCGCGTTCCGGCCCGTCGTCCTCGGCCTCGACAACCCCGACGACACCGTCATCGCCTTCGCTTTCGAGGAGGCGCAGCGCCGGAAGACCGCCCTGTACGCGGTCCGGGCCTGGGACACGTGGCCCTACGCCGTCTACACCGTCGGTTCCGGTTTCGAGCACCACGAGGAGTTCTCCCGCCAGAGGGCCGATGCACTCGCCGAGACCCTGCGTCCCTGGCGCCAGAAGTACCCGGACGTCGAGGTCGTCGAGGCGTCCCGCCCGGGCAGCGCCGCCACCCTTCTGATCGACGCCTCCCGCGACGCCTCCCTCGTCGTCGTGGGCCGACGCGTACGCCGCAACCCCTTCGGCTCGCACATCGGCGCCGTCACCCACGCGGTGCTCCACCACGCCACCGCACCCGTCGCCGTCATCGCCCACGACTGA
- a CDS encoding cation:proton antiporter encodes MRISVALLLELGVILTFLSLLGALARRFALSPVPLYLLAGLALGEGGIAPVPAAGSFVETGAGIGVVLLLLVLGLEFTVPEFAVSLHRHLPSAWVDLVLNATPGAVAGWLLGLGAGGMLALAGVTYISSSGIIARLLGDLRRMSNRETPAVLSVLVLEDFAMAAYLPLLAVVAAGGTWQQALLGVLLALGAVAAALTMSYWWGHHLGRLLSDPDAEQLLLRVLGVTLVVAALAEAVHVSAAVGAFLVGLSLTGEAADRARKVLSPLRDLFAAVFFLAIGLSIPPESLLPVLPVALLLAVVTAVTKVGSGWYAARREGAGRRGRLRAGTALIARGEFSLVVIGLMGAGHNRLGALVAAYVLLLAVTGPVITRFTGPRPSAVKRSPRHGTPVPSSGRRRRGGSPAAEPSRR; translated from the coding sequence ATGCGCATCTCGGTCGCCCTGCTGCTGGAGCTGGGCGTCATCCTCACCTTCCTGAGTCTGCTCGGCGCGCTGGCGCGACGCTTCGCGCTGTCCCCGGTCCCTTTGTACCTCCTGGCGGGCCTGGCACTGGGCGAGGGAGGAATCGCTCCGGTCCCGGCAGCCGGTTCGTTCGTGGAGACCGGTGCGGGCATCGGGGTCGTGCTGTTGCTGCTGGTGCTCGGTCTCGAGTTCACGGTGCCGGAGTTCGCGGTCAGTCTGCACCGTCACCTGCCCTCGGCATGGGTCGACCTCGTGCTGAACGCGACCCCCGGTGCGGTGGCGGGATGGCTCCTCGGACTGGGCGCCGGAGGAATGCTCGCGCTCGCCGGGGTGACCTACATCTCCTCGTCGGGCATCATCGCCCGGCTCCTGGGCGACCTGCGGAGGATGAGCAACCGGGAGACTCCGGCAGTGCTGTCCGTTCTGGTGCTGGAGGATTTCGCGATGGCCGCGTATCTTCCGCTGCTGGCCGTCGTGGCCGCCGGCGGCACATGGCAGCAGGCCCTGCTGGGAGTGCTGCTGGCCCTGGGTGCGGTAGCGGCCGCCCTCACCATGTCCTACTGGTGGGGGCATCATCTGGGGCGACTGCTGTCGGACCCGGACGCGGAGCAGCTGTTGCTGCGCGTCCTGGGCGTGACACTGGTCGTCGCGGCCCTCGCGGAGGCCGTCCACGTCTCGGCGGCAGTCGGCGCCTTCCTGGTCGGGCTCTCCCTCACGGGCGAGGCGGCCGACCGGGCACGGAAGGTACTGAGCCCGCTGCGAGACCTGTTCGCCGCCGTCTTCTTTCTCGCCATCGGCCTGTCCATCCCGCCGGAGTCACTGCTGCCGGTACTTCCGGTCGCCCTGCTCCTGGCCGTGGTCACCGCCGTGACGAAGGTGGGGTCCGGTTGGTACGCGGCACGCCGCGAGGGCGCGGGACGCCGGGGACGGCTGCGTGCGGGAACCGCGCTCATCGCCAGGGGCGAGTTCTCCCTTGTCGTCATCGGCCTCATGGGCGCCGGCCATAACCGGCTCGGCGCCCTCGTGGCCGCCTATGTCCTCCTGCTCGCCGTGACCGGCCCCGTCATCACCCGATTCACCGGACCGCGTCCCTCCGCTGTGAAGCGCTCACCACGCCACGGCACGCCCGTGCCCTCGTCCGGAAGACGGCGCCGTGGCGGTAGCCCGGCGGCGGAACCCAGTCGCCGTTAA
- a CDS encoding cation:proton antiporter regulatory subunit, producing MDVNEVLLPGVGLLYEFVNREGDRIGVVAQRSGNFELAVYGEADPDQARAVFRLTGEEADVLAEILGAPRIAERFADLTREVPGLSAGQVEVPAGTPFVGRALGESRARTRTGASIVAIVRDEEVIPSPGPEKVLSAGDVLVVIGTREGIAAVEQLVRG from the coding sequence GTGGACGTCAACGAGGTGCTGCTGCCCGGTGTGGGGCTGCTCTACGAGTTCGTCAACCGGGAAGGCGACAGGATCGGTGTGGTCGCGCAGCGCTCGGGGAACTTCGAACTGGCGGTCTACGGAGAAGCTGACCCGGACCAGGCGCGGGCCGTCTTCCGGCTCACCGGCGAGGAGGCCGACGTCCTCGCCGAGATCCTCGGCGCACCACGCATCGCCGAGCGGTTCGCGGATCTGACCAGGGAGGTGCCCGGCCTCAGCGCTGGACAGGTCGAGGTCCCCGCCGGCACCCCGTTCGTCGGCCGCGCGCTGGGAGAATCCAGGGCACGGACACGGACGGGCGCGTCGATCGTGGCGATCGTTCGTGATGAGGAAGTCATTCCCTCCCCGGGTCCGGAGAAGGTCCTGAGTGCCGGGGACGTACTGGTGGTGATCGGGACCCGAGAGGGGATCGCCGCGGTGGAACAGCTCGTGCGGGGCTGA
- a CDS encoding class I SAM-dependent methyltransferase has translation MPEQDFTDYIDRIGGHLGDRTTLYQAVASHTGARRVLYPGSYLDLAPSYHWPDVTYLDADARARKAFQSPDATTLATRHKHYAEQPRIVFVPGDYTRTLKDLPTAEWDLVISLYAGPVSEHATRCLRPGGWLLVNNSHADAGLAHLDPRYRLAAVLHHRSGRYRLTTDDLDRYLQPARPPHPTREQLHATGRGTSYTHPATAYLFRLDPTHANGRPGPESHQNPAGRHL, from the coding sequence GTGCCCGAGCAGGACTTCACCGACTACATCGACCGCATCGGCGGCCACCTCGGCGACCGCACCACCCTCTACCAGGCCGTCGCCTCCCACACCGGAGCCCGCCGCGTCCTCTACCCCGGCAGCTACCTCGACCTCGCCCCCTCCTACCACTGGCCCGACGTCACCTACCTCGACGCAGACGCCCGCGCCCGAAAGGCCTTCCAGAGCCCCGACGCCACCACGCTCGCCACCCGGCACAAGCACTACGCCGAACAGCCCCGCATCGTGTTCGTGCCCGGCGACTACACCCGCACCCTCAAGGATCTGCCCACGGCCGAGTGGGATCTGGTGATCTCCCTGTACGCGGGCCCCGTCTCCGAACACGCCACCCGCTGCCTGCGCCCCGGGGGCTGGCTCCTGGTCAACAACAGCCACGCCGACGCCGGCCTCGCTCACCTCGACCCCCGCTATCGGCTCGCCGCCGTCCTCCACCACCGCTCCGGCCGCTATCGCCTCACCACCGACGACCTCGACCGCTACCTGCAGCCCGCACGCCCGCCCCACCCCACCCGCGAACAACTCCACGCCACCGGCAGGGGCACCTCCTATACCCACCCGGCCACCGCCTACCTCTTCCGCCTCGACCCCACACACGCGAACGGTAGACCCGGCCCGGAATCCCACCAGAACCCGGCAGGCCGACACCTCTGA
- a CDS encoding FAD-binding protein, producing the protein MGRTTQYDTVIIGGGPAGPTAALTLTRYRQRSLVIESPAPPRNAASRGVHGLIGLLEGATPDELRSRAWEELDRYGLATRLDATGDLTGRTWEQGAVPAVAAGADTIHFAHLA; encoded by the coding sequence ATGGGCCGCACCACCCAGTACGACACCGTGATCATCGGCGGCGGGCCCGCAGGCCCGACCGCTGCGCTGACCCTGACCCGCTACCGGCAGCGCAGCCTCGTCATCGAGTCCCCCGCCCCGCCGCGGAATGCCGCCTCCCGCGGTGTGCACGGCCTGATCGGCCTCCTGGAGGGGGCCACCCCCGACGAGCTGCGCTCCCGCGCCTGGGAGGAGCTGGACCGCTACGGCCTGGCCACACGGCTCGACGCCACGGGCGACCTCACGGGCAGGACCTGGGAACAGGGAGCCGTCCCCGCCGTCGCCGCCGGAGCCGACACCATCCACTTCGCCCACCTGGCCTGA
- a CDS encoding class I SAM-dependent methyltransferase: MTHTTGRACDTQDSNHTHGPEAASYPESAWDDLYAGDGSDTAAPDLALLAPADGLPPGRALDLGCGAGGNALALAERGWRVTGVDLAPRAIASTRASACARGLDDWVDLAVADSAVWQPETVYGFALSSYALPPRGPARTATLATLATALAPGGILALGEWDEEACDWGKPGDLATLAELTEAFIGLGLDIVRAERQVVPRIQHPSEDHAVVVIARKPHDTLEGTG; the protein is encoded by the coding sequence ATGACCCACACCACCGGACGCGCCTGCGACACGCAGGACAGCAACCACACCCACGGACCCGAGGCCGCCTCGTACCCGGAGTCGGCGTGGGACGACCTCTACGCAGGCGACGGCAGCGACACCGCCGCCCCCGACCTGGCGCTCCTGGCCCCCGCCGACGGCCTCCCGCCGGGCAGGGCCCTGGACCTGGGCTGCGGCGCCGGAGGCAACGCCCTCGCGCTCGCCGAACGCGGCTGGCGCGTCACCGGCGTGGACCTCGCCCCCCGTGCGATCGCCTCCACTCGCGCCAGTGCCTGCGCCCGCGGCTTGGACGACTGGGTGGATCTCGCCGTCGCCGACAGCGCCGTCTGGCAGCCAGAGACCGTCTACGGCTTCGCCCTCAGTTCCTACGCGCTGCCGCCCCGCGGCCCCGCCCGTACCGCGACCCTGGCCACCCTGGCCACCGCCCTCGCCCCGGGCGGGATCCTGGCCCTCGGCGAGTGGGACGAGGAGGCCTGCGACTGGGGAAAGCCCGGTGACCTGGCCACCCTCGCCGAACTGACCGAGGCCTTCATCGGCCTCGGCCTGGACATCGTGCGCGCTGAACGGCAGGTCGTCCCGCGGATCCAGCACCCCAGCGAGGACCACGCGGTCGTCGTCATCGCCCGCAAGCCGCATGACACCCTGGAGGGCACCGGCTGA
- a CDS encoding TetR/AcrR family transcriptional regulator, with protein MPADQSAPAQPTGRFQPPDVRRRQILDATAALLLEDGYEALTVSKVAARAGVAKGTVYLYFDSKQELLAALQAEMWDRMLQRPTALLKQPGLTWTERLDGLVAAWVAAEQDHHELYHRLFHEPGGTVGEEPMTAARDLLVTLLAQGHAAGEFDVPDPELTADFLSHAYTGPCHHTPADTDITTAVQALFRRVVAAHLPTDPAP; from the coding sequence GTGCCCGCGGACCAGTCCGCCCCCGCCCAACCCACCGGCCGCTTCCAGCCCCCGGACGTCCGCCGCCGCCAGATCCTCGACGCCACCGCCGCCCTGCTCCTGGAGGACGGCTACGAGGCGCTGACCGTCAGCAAGGTCGCCGCCCGCGCCGGGGTCGCCAAGGGCACGGTCTACCTCTACTTCGACTCCAAACAGGAACTCCTGGCCGCCCTCCAGGCCGAGATGTGGGACCGCATGCTCCAGCGGCCCACGGCCCTCCTGAAGCAGCCAGGGCTGACCTGGACCGAACGCCTCGACGGCCTCGTCGCCGCCTGGGTCGCCGCGGAACAGGACCACCACGAGCTCTACCACCGGCTCTTCCACGAACCCGGCGGCACCGTTGGCGAGGAACCCATGACCGCCGCCCGCGACCTGCTCGTCACCCTCCTCGCCCAAGGCCACGCGGCAGGCGAGTTCGACGTCCCCGACCCCGAACTCACCGCCGACTTCCTCAGTCACGCCTACACCGGACCCTGCCACCACACCCCGGCAGACACCGACATCACCACCGCCGTCCAAGCCCTCTTCCGCCGCGTCGTCGCCGCCCACCTACCGACCGACCCAGCCCCCTGA
- a CDS encoding SPFH domain-containing protein: MSPVLTSVVGIVVLVVLLGLVVITRYKVAGPSEAFIITGRRGKRTTDPATGREYTDNSGQKVVVGGGVFVVPFVQQKFSLDLSSRHIPVAVRGAVTLRGVKANLEGVAIVKVGGTEDSIRAAAQRFLMQQDGIVGFTQEVLSGALRSIVGRMSVEDVIRDRAAFAGQVAEEAEASLSGQGLVLDAFQIQDITTEGSYLEDLGRPEAARARQEADIAEAVARRAAEQARLKAEEEIAIAQRTLYLKQAEIKAQTDEATAQANAAGPMAEAARQQDVLSEQEKVAARQAALTDRQLDTQVRKPADAARYQAEQEAEARRVALVKEAEAAAERARLTGEGEKAQRAALAEAVRIEGEAQAAAIGAKGSAEAEAMRKKADAFAQYGDAAVLQMLVEVLPQVVAKAAEPLAAVDKMTVISTDGASRLTRTVTDNVAQGMELLSSATGVDLASLLQGITQKKPTPETAVTPAAPGTPVETTS, from the coding sequence ATGAGCCCTGTCCTCACCTCTGTGGTGGGCATCGTCGTCCTGGTCGTCCTGCTCGGCCTCGTCGTCATCACGCGTTACAAGGTCGCCGGCCCCAGTGAGGCGTTCATCATCACCGGCCGGCGCGGCAAGAGGACCACCGATCCGGCGACCGGACGGGAGTACACGGACAACAGCGGCCAGAAGGTCGTGGTCGGCGGCGGCGTGTTCGTCGTGCCGTTCGTGCAGCAGAAGTTCAGCCTCGATCTGTCCAGCCGGCACATCCCGGTCGCCGTGCGGGGCGCGGTCACGCTGCGAGGTGTGAAGGCGAATCTCGAGGGTGTCGCGATCGTGAAGGTCGGCGGCACCGAGGACTCGATCCGGGCCGCGGCCCAGCGGTTCCTGATGCAGCAGGACGGCATCGTCGGCTTCACCCAGGAGGTCCTGTCCGGTGCGCTGCGGTCGATCGTCGGCCGGATGTCGGTGGAGGACGTCATCCGCGACCGGGCCGCCTTCGCCGGGCAGGTCGCCGAGGAGGCCGAGGCGAGCCTCTCCGGCCAGGGCCTGGTCCTCGACGCCTTCCAGATCCAGGACATCACCACCGAGGGCTCCTACCTCGAAGACCTCGGCCGGCCCGAGGCCGCCCGTGCGAGGCAGGAGGCCGACATCGCCGAGGCCGTCGCCCGCCGGGCCGCCGAACAGGCCCGGCTCAAGGCGGAGGAGGAGATCGCGATCGCGCAGCGGACCCTCTACCTGAAGCAGGCCGAGATCAAAGCGCAGACGGACGAGGCCACCGCCCAGGCGAACGCCGCCGGTCCAATGGCCGAGGCAGCGCGTCAGCAGGACGTTCTCAGCGAGCAGGAGAAGGTCGCGGCCCGCCAGGCGGCACTGACCGACCGCCAGCTCGACACCCAGGTCCGCAAGCCCGCCGACGCGGCCCGCTACCAAGCCGAGCAGGAGGCGGAGGCCCGCAGGGTCGCCCTGGTCAAGGAGGCCGAGGCCGCCGCCGAGCGCGCCCGGCTGACCGGTGAGGGCGAGAAGGCCCAGCGTGCGGCGCTGGCCGAGGCGGTCCGTATCGAAGGCGAGGCCCAGGCCGCGGCCATCGGCGCGAAGGGCTCCGCGGAGGCCGAGGCCATGCGGAAGAAGGCCGATGCCTTCGCCCAGTACGGCGACGCCGCCGTCCTGCAGATGCTCGTCGAGGTCCTCCCGCAGGTCGTCGCCAAGGCCGCCGAGCCGCTCGCTGCCGTCGACAAGATGACCGTCATCTCCACCGACGGAGCCAGCCGGTTGACCCGTACGGTCACGGACAACGTCGCCCAGGGCATGGAGTTGCTGTCCTCCGCCACCGGGGTCGACCTCGCCTCGCTGCTCCAGGGCATCACCCAGAAGAAGCCGACGCCCGAGACCGCAGTGACTCCAGCGGCTCCCGGCACGCCGGTCGAGACCACCTCCTAA
- a CDS encoding MerR family transcriptional regulator: MDGKHMQIGEVAARTELSLRTIRHYEEAGLVAPSARSQGGFRLYTENDVARLMVIRRMKPLGFTLDQMRDLLEATDRLDSDDELDAAEREALLGRVRAYQQAAAEQVGKLRVQMARAEDFEATLRTRLEAPSVTAGS; the protein is encoded by the coding sequence GTGGACGGCAAGCACATGCAGATCGGCGAGGTCGCCGCTCGGACCGAGCTGTCCCTGCGTACGATCCGGCACTACGAGGAGGCCGGCCTGGTCGCTCCCTCCGCCCGTTCCCAGGGCGGCTTCCGCCTCTACACCGAGAACGACGTGGCCCGCCTCATGGTCATCCGCCGGATGAAGCCGCTCGGCTTCACACTTGATCAGATGCGCGACCTGCTCGAAGCCACCGACCGCCTCGACTCGGATGACGAACTCGACGCCGCCGAGCGCGAAGCCCTCCTGGGACGCGTCCGCGCCTACCAGCAGGCCGCCGCCGAGCAGGTCGGAAAGCTCCGCGTCCAGATGGCCCGCGCCGAGGACTTCGAAGCCACCCTTCGTACCCGGCTGGAGGCACCTTCGGTCACGGCGGGTTCCTGA
- a CDS encoding SulP family inorganic anion transporter, whose product MSPVARLRGLKPDWISDPKVWRMEVLAGLVVALALIPEAISFSIIAGVDPALGLFASFTMAVTISIVGGRRAMISAATGAVALVIAPLNREHGLGYLIAAVILAGVFQVVLGALGVARLMRFIPRSVMVGFVNSLAILIFMAQVPEMRNVPWAVYPLIVGGLALMVFFPKITTMVPAPLVSIVILTVITVGAAIAVPTVGDKGELPSSLPVPGLPDVPFTLDTLTAIAPYAFAMALVGLMESLMTAKLVDDITDSHSNKTRESIGQGLANIVTGFFGGMGGCAMIGQTMINVKVSGARTRLSTFLAGAFLMVLCIVFGPVVSDIPMAALVAVMVMVSFATFDWHSIAPKTLKRMPVGEIAVMVITVVAVVATHNLAIGVVLGSITAMVVFAKRVAHLAEVTAVVDPDGTTVVYRVTGELFFASSNDLVGQFNYATDPDKVIIDLSSAHIWDASSVAALDAIETKYAQRGKTVEITGLNTPSAHLHGKLSGELAAGH is encoded by the coding sequence GTGTCCCCGGTCGCGCGCCTGCGTGGCCTGAAGCCCGACTGGATCTCCGATCCGAAGGTCTGGCGCATGGAGGTCCTGGCCGGCCTGGTTGTCGCCCTCGCACTGATCCCCGAGGCGATCTCGTTCTCGATCATCGCCGGTGTCGATCCCGCGCTCGGCCTGTTCGCCTCGTTCACGATGGCCGTGACGATCTCGATCGTCGGAGGCCGGCGAGCGATGATCTCCGCCGCCACGGGCGCGGTCGCCCTCGTCATCGCCCCGCTCAACCGCGAGCACGGCCTGGGCTACCTGATCGCGGCCGTCATCCTGGCCGGCGTCTTCCAGGTCGTGCTCGGCGCGCTCGGGGTGGCGAGGCTGATGCGCTTCATCCCGCGCTCGGTGATGGTCGGCTTCGTCAACTCCCTCGCCATCCTGATCTTCATGGCTCAGGTCCCCGAGATGCGGAACGTCCCCTGGGCCGTCTACCCGCTGATCGTCGGCGGTCTGGCACTCATGGTGTTCTTCCCGAAGATCACCACCATGGTCCCCGCCCCGCTCGTCTCCATCGTGATCCTCACCGTGATCACCGTCGGTGCGGCCATCGCGGTGCCGACCGTCGGCGACAAGGGTGAGCTGCCCTCGTCCCTCCCGGTGCCGGGTCTGCCCGACGTTCCGTTCACCCTGGACACCCTGACGGCCATCGCCCCGTACGCGTTCGCAATGGCGCTGGTCGGCCTGATGGAGTCGCTGATGACCGCGAAACTGGTCGACGACATCACCGACAGCCACTCGAACAAGACGCGAGAGTCGATCGGACAGGGCCTCGCCAACATCGTCACCGGTTTCTTCGGCGGCATGGGCGGCTGCGCCATGATCGGCCAGACCATGATCAACGTGAAGGTCTCCGGCGCCCGCACCCGCCTTTCGACCTTCCTCGCCGGTGCGTTCCTGATGGTGCTGTGCATCGTCTTCGGCCCGGTCGTCTCCGACATTCCCATGGCGGCCCTGGTCGCGGTCATGGTCATGGTGTCGTTCGCGACCTTCGACTGGCACTCCATCGCCCCGAAGACCCTCAAGCGGATGCCCGTCGGTGAGATCGCCGTCATGGTGATCACCGTCGTGGCCGTCGTGGCGACCCACAACCTCGCCATCGGCGTTGTCCTGGGCTCGATCACCGCCATGGTCGTCTTCGCCAAGCGAGTCGCTCACCTCGCCGAGGTCACCGCCGTGGTCGACCCCGACGGCACGACGGTCGTCTACCGGGTCACCGGCGAGCTGTTCTTCGCCTCTTCCAACGACCTCGTCGGCCAGTTCAACTACGCCACCGACCCGGACAAGGTGATCATCGACCTGAGTTCGGCGCACATCTGGGACGCCTCCTCCGTCGCCGCCCTCGACGCGATCGAGACCAAGTACGCCCAGCGCGGCAAGACCGTCGAGATCACCGGCCTCAACACGCCCAGCGCCCACCTGCACGGCAAGCTCAGCGGCGAACTCGCCGCCGGTCACTGA